A genomic window from Microvirga sp. TS319 includes:
- a CDS encoding DUF4153 domain-containing protein yields MSLVPPSGRLHPGLALAVHRFPFAILAASLATVGLLSLISISGDQRIETSPWKPDDVMDVLFALVLSFFTAVIAAFAASGQSVRVRFLAEGTGFLIGFSFLYWVKLEDDTAPSLLFACLCFMSVAAGIAARRGVSGFWFANAHLIASLAIGLIALGVVLAGGAILYFTIDTLLGDTLPGWPIEKLGTALGTIVIFFAFPLLWLTLVAPIAAEPIRPDHDNLLLRIIAVLTDALLVPLTSIFGGVLHLYALRIAVTGEMPKGQIGTIVPLYLVLGYGTYLLASGPHAPLARVRSLFRASWLASTLVPLALLTLAIGIRVSAYGITEERYWLILVIIGAGFLLASVLVRRPFDIRLVPLTGGILTLVAVIGPLSAEKVTFYSQSARTQAPQTDADALDSSAKPSSDVSALTGPETFDFTQPAIIRAGTVTILNDFAVDFDQQRSHTIRSFSTSVTLTLEGQFLTLEGDTWTSRFDLSPLLTMDGRALADLDSTLHSVKGREGDFVLSRFQRTAEPTGDAIRHLRGTVILH; encoded by the coding sequence ATGTCCCTCGTTCCCCCGTCCGGTCGGTTGCACCCCGGTCTCGCATTGGCTGTCCACCGCTTCCCGTTCGCCATCCTGGCCGCGAGTCTCGCGACAGTCGGTCTTCTCAGCCTGATTTCGATTTCCGGGGATCAACGGATAGAGACCAGCCCCTGGAAGCCGGACGACGTCATGGACGTGCTATTCGCATTAGTCCTGTCGTTCTTCACGGCCGTGATCGCGGCTTTTGCGGCATCCGGGCAGAGCGTCCGGGTCCGGTTTCTCGCCGAGGGCACAGGATTCCTGATCGGCTTCTCGTTCCTGTACTGGGTCAAGCTCGAAGACGATACGGCCCCGTCCCTCCTCTTTGCATGCCTGTGTTTCATGTCGGTCGCGGCGGGCATCGCCGCGCGGCGCGGCGTGAGCGGCTTCTGGTTCGCCAATGCCCATCTCATCGCCAGTCTCGCCATCGGGCTTATCGCTTTGGGAGTCGTTCTCGCCGGCGGGGCAATCCTGTACTTCACCATCGACACCTTGCTGGGCGATACCTTGCCGGGATGGCCCATCGAGAAGCTCGGGACGGCGTTGGGGACCATTGTCATCTTCTTCGCCTTCCCTCTGCTCTGGCTGACGCTCGTGGCGCCCATCGCTGCGGAACCGATCAGGCCGGATCACGACAATCTCCTGCTGCGCATCATTGCCGTTCTGACCGATGCTCTGCTGGTTCCTCTGACGTCGATTTTCGGCGGCGTCCTTCATCTTTACGCCCTGCGCATCGCGGTCACCGGCGAAATGCCGAAAGGGCAGATCGGCACGATCGTGCCGCTCTATCTCGTGCTCGGGTACGGAACCTATCTCCTCGCCTCGGGGCCGCACGCACCGCTGGCACGGGTGCGGTCCCTGTTTCGAGCCTCGTGGCTGGCGAGCACGCTGGTTCCTCTGGCCCTGCTGACGCTCGCGATCGGCATTCGCGTCAGCGCCTACGGCATCACGGAAGAACGCTATTGGCTGATCCTGGTGATCATCGGCGCGGGCTTCCTCCTGGCGTCCGTTCTCGTTCGGCGGCCTTTCGACATCCGCCTCGTCCCGCTCACGGGCGGCATCCTCACACTCGTCGCGGTGATTGGGCCCCTGAGCGCCGAGAAGGTGACGTTCTATAGTCAGTCGGCGCGGACACAGGCGCCGCAGACCGATGCCGACGCGTTGGACTCCTCCGCCAAACCCTCCTCCGACGTCTCAGCCCTTACGGGACCTGAGACCTTCGACTTCACCCAGCCCGCCATCATCCGGGCCGGAACGGTCACGATTCTCAACGATTTCGCCGTCGACTTCGATCAACAAAGGTCGCACACGATCAGGAGCTTTTCGACAAGCGTGACGCTCACCCTCGAGGGCCAATTCCTGACCCTTGAAGGCGACACCTGGACGAGCCGGTTCGATCTCTCGCCTCTCTTGACGATGGACGGCAGAGCTCTGGCGGATCTTGATTCGACCCTGCACAGCGTCAAGGGCAGAGAGGGCGATTTCGTTCTGTCCCGCTTTCAAAGAACGGCCGAACCCACGGGAGATGCCATCCGCCATCTGAGGGGCACCGTCATTCTCCATTGA
- a CDS encoding potassium transporter Kup: protein MPAIREGRTAELEASSTVPHRPGLWSLTLGTLGVVYGDIGTSPLYALKESLSAAAGGGTVTRPMVFGIVSLILWALIVIVTVKYVLFILRADNNGEGGTLTLMALAQKVMGHNVFVITLLGMIGAALFYGDAIITPAISVLSAVEGLTVASSGFSRYVLPLSLAILVGLFSIQSRGTARVAAWFGPITGIWFLLMALGGAVHIVDDPSIMAALSPTYGIAFLATHGTVGLLALGAVFLAVTGAEALYADMGHFGRKPIQTAWLGLVLPCLAINYTGQGALLLAHPDTIENPFFLLYPDWALLPMVVMATVATVIASQAVITGAFSMTQQAIQLGLLPRMEIRWTSETEKGQIYVPRMNVLLLIAVVFLVILFKSSSALAHAYGLAVTGTMVVTAIMAFVVVWKYWKWPLWLAIAVIAPFLIVDMIFLVANALKIPQGGWMPLLVGAALITLMLTWRRGTRLLIEKTRKADVPLLELIAMLQKSQPYRVKGTAVFMTGDPTTAPSALLHNLKHNKILHEQNVILTVRTEDAPRISDGERARIEPLGDSFWRATMSFGYMETPNIPRGLALLRKTGLKFDIMTTSFFVSRRSIRPALHSDMPRWQDKLFITLAKSASDATKFFQIPTDRVVEVGTQVTV, encoded by the coding sequence ATGCCAGCAATCCGCGAAGGCCGGACGGCTGAACTCGAAGCCTCCTCGACCGTTCCCCACCGCCCGGGCCTCTGGAGCCTGACACTGGGCACGCTCGGCGTAGTCTATGGCGATATCGGCACGAGCCCGCTTTATGCGCTCAAGGAGTCCCTCTCCGCGGCGGCCGGAGGCGGCACCGTCACCCGCCCGATGGTGTTCGGGATCGTTTCCCTGATCCTGTGGGCGCTGATCGTCATCGTCACGGTCAAGTACGTGCTGTTCATCCTGCGGGCCGACAACAACGGCGAGGGCGGAACGCTCACCCTCATGGCGCTGGCCCAGAAGGTGATGGGGCACAACGTCTTCGTCATCACCCTGCTGGGCATGATCGGGGCCGCGCTGTTCTACGGCGATGCCATCATCACGCCAGCGATCTCGGTGCTCTCGGCCGTCGAGGGACTGACCGTCGCCTCGTCCGGTTTCTCGCGCTACGTCCTGCCCCTGAGCCTCGCCATCCTGGTCGGCCTTTTTTCCATTCAGAGCCGAGGCACGGCCCGTGTCGCCGCTTGGTTCGGACCGATCACCGGGATCTGGTTTCTGCTGATGGCCCTAGGCGGGGCCGTCCATATCGTCGACGATCCTAGCATCATGGCGGCGCTCAGCCCGACCTACGGCATCGCCTTCCTGGCCACCCACGGGACAGTCGGTCTTTTGGCTCTCGGCGCCGTGTTCCTTGCGGTCACGGGGGCGGAGGCGCTTTACGCCGATATGGGTCATTTCGGGCGCAAACCCATCCAGACCGCCTGGCTCGGTCTCGTCCTGCCATGCCTCGCGATCAACTATACCGGGCAAGGGGCCCTGCTGCTCGCCCATCCGGACACGATCGAGAACCCCTTCTTCCTGCTCTATCCGGATTGGGCGCTGCTCCCGATGGTCGTCATGGCGACGGTCGCCACGGTCATCGCCAGCCAAGCCGTGATTACCGGAGCCTTCTCCATGACCCAGCAGGCGATCCAGCTGGGGTTGCTGCCGCGCATGGAAATCCGCTGGACCTCCGAAACCGAGAAGGGACAGATCTACGTGCCGAGGATGAACGTCCTGCTTCTGATCGCGGTCGTGTTCCTGGTCATCCTGTTCAAGAGTTCCAGTGCCCTGGCCCATGCCTATGGACTGGCCGTCACGGGCACGATGGTGGTGACCGCCATCATGGCTTTCGTGGTCGTCTGGAAATACTGGAAGTGGCCGCTCTGGCTGGCGATTGCCGTGATCGCGCCGTTCCTGATCGTCGACATGATCTTTCTCGTCGCGAACGCCCTCAAGATCCCACAGGGAGGCTGGATGCCGCTCCTCGTGGGTGCCGCCCTGATCACGCTCATGCTCACCTGGCGCCGGGGCACGCGCCTCCTGATCGAGAAGACCCGCAAGGCGGATGTGCCGCTCCTCGAGCTCATCGCGATGCTGCAGAAAAGCCAGCCTTATCGCGTGAAGGGCACGGCCGTGTTCATGACGGGCGATCCGACGACCGCTCCATCGGCGCTCCTGCACAACCTCAAGCACAACAAGATCCTGCACGAGCAGAACGTGATCCTGACCGTGCGGACCGAGGATGCGCCCCGGATCTCCGACGGGGAGAGGGCCCGAATCGAGCCTCTCGGGGACTCGTTCTGGCGCGCGACGATGAGCTTCGGCTACATGGAGACGCCGAACATTCCGCGCGGCCTCGCCCTCCTGCGCAAGACGGGCCTGAAGTTCGACATCATGACGACGTCGTTCTTCGTCTCGCGCCGCTCGATCCGGCCCGCGCTCCACAGCGACATGCCGCGCTGGCAGGACAAATTGTTCATCACCCTCGCCAAGTCCGCGAGCGACGCCACCAAGTTCTTTCAGATCCCCACCGACCGCGTAGTGGAGGTGGGAACCCAGGTGACCGTGTAA
- a CDS encoding M48 family metallopeptidase produces the protein MKSALFRRVPADPPHLKVCYEGQSFKVALKRRPTAKRITLRVSHATGEVVLTIPERTDVGLAQKFADSHGAWIASRLAKVPDRVLFEPGALVPLRGVPHRIVHWSSIRGLTQAARDSAGEPIIAVTGEATHVARRVRDFLEAEAKRDFALAVKKHTAQLGQPAKRITVRDTKSRWGSCSANGALNFSWRLIMAPPFVLDYLAAHEVAHLRELNHSQRFWKITYQLCPRTDEAEAWLKTYGSALHRIG, from the coding sequence ATGAAATCCGCTCTGTTCCGCCGCGTTCCTGCGGACCCGCCACATCTCAAGGTTTGCTACGAGGGCCAGTCGTTCAAGGTGGCCCTGAAACGTCGTCCGACCGCGAAACGAATCACGCTGCGCGTCTCCCACGCGACCGGCGAGGTCGTGCTCACCATTCCCGAGCGCACCGATGTGGGCCTCGCCCAGAAATTCGCCGATAGTCATGGGGCATGGATCGCAAGCCGCCTCGCCAAGGTGCCCGACCGGGTGCTGTTCGAGCCGGGCGCGCTCGTGCCCCTACGCGGTGTGCCCCACCGCATCGTCCACTGGTCCTCGATTCGGGGGCTGACCCAGGCGGCCCGCGACAGCGCGGGCGAGCCGATCATCGCCGTCACGGGCGAGGCCACCCATGTGGCCCGCCGCGTGCGAGACTTCCTGGAAGCCGAGGCCAAGCGCGACTTCGCGCTCGCGGTGAAGAAGCACACGGCTCAGCTCGGGCAGCCCGCCAAGCGGATCACCGTGCGCGACACCAAGAGCCGCTGGGGCTCCTGCTCGGCCAACGGGGCGCTCAACTTCTCCTGGCGCCTCATCATGGCGCCGCCCTTCGTGCTGGATTATCTCGCGGCCCACGAGGTCGCCCACCTGCGCGAGCTCAACCATTCCCAGCGCTTCTGGAAGATCACCTATCAGCTCTGCCCGCGCACCGACGAGGCGGAGGCCTGGCTCAAGACCTACGGCAGCGCCCTGCACCGCATCGGGTGA
- a CDS encoding polyhydroxyalkanoate depolymerase — translation MNLSYYWYDTAHWLLTPARAASDITKLFFDNPVNPFNNTPYGRTVSAACELFERTTRRYAKPDFGLGVTSLGNQQVPVVEEVVWERPFCRVISFRRDHAIAETQPKLLIVAPMSGHYATLLRGTVETFLPTHRVMITDWADASLVPLADGRFDLDDYIDYLKAMFRQLGPDLHVMAVCQPAVPVVAAVARLEAENDPAIPRSMILMGGPIDTRRSPTAVNRLAEERGIEWFEQHCIAKVPPSHPGFWRDVYPGFLQLSGFMAMNIDRHLTAHWEMFNHLVEGDGDSAEKHRDFYDEYLAVMDLTAEFYLQTVDKVFVRHELPKGEMMHRDEPVDLTAIRRCAIMAIEGERDDISGVGQTLAALDLTPNLPADKKLYHLQAGVGHYGVFNGSRFRAQIAPRIVEFIENQG, via the coding sequence ATGAATTTATCTTATTACTGGTACGATACGGCGCATTGGCTCCTGACCCCCGCCCGCGCAGCTTCGGATATTACAAAGCTCTTTTTCGACAATCCGGTCAATCCGTTCAACAACACGCCCTATGGGCGCACCGTTTCCGCCGCCTGCGAGCTCTTCGAGCGCACCACCCGCCGCTACGCCAAGCCGGACTTCGGACTGGGCGTCACCAGCCTCGGCAACCAGCAGGTGCCCGTCGTCGAGGAGGTCGTGTGGGAGCGCCCCTTCTGCCGGGTGATCTCCTTCCGGCGCGATCATGCGATCGCCGAGACTCAGCCCAAGCTCCTGATCGTCGCGCCGATGTCGGGTCATTACGCGACGCTTCTGCGCGGCACCGTGGAGACCTTTCTTCCCACCCATCGGGTGATGATCACGGACTGGGCGGATGCCAGCTTGGTGCCTCTCGCCGACGGCCGCTTCGATCTCGACGACTACATCGATTATCTCAAGGCGATGTTCCGGCAGCTCGGCCCGGACCTGCACGTGATGGCCGTGTGTCAGCCGGCGGTCCCGGTAGTGGCCGCGGTGGCCCGCCTCGAGGCGGAGAACGACCCGGCCATTCCGCGCTCCATGATCCTCATGGGCGGCCCGATCGACACCCGCCGCTCGCCCACGGCCGTGAACCGGCTGGCCGAGGAGCGCGGCATCGAGTGGTTCGAACAGCATTGCATCGCGAAGGTGCCGCCGTCCCATCCCGGCTTCTGGCGCGACGTGTATCCGGGCTTCCTGCAATTGTCCGGCTTCATGGCCATGAATATCGACCGGCATCTCACGGCCCATTGGGAGATGTTCAATCACCTCGTGGAGGGCGATGGCGATTCGGCCGAGAAGCACCGCGACTTCTACGACGAATATCTCGCCGTCATGGATCTCACGGCCGAGTTCTACCTGCAGACGGTCGACAAGGTCTTTGTCCGGCACGAGCTGCCCAAGGGCGAGATGATGCACCGGGACGAGCCGGTCGATCTCACGGCCATCCGCCGCTGCGCCATCATGGCCATCGAAGGCGAGCGGGACGACATTTCGGGCGTCGGCCAGACCTTGGCCGCGCTCGACTTGACCCCCAACCTTCCCGCAGACAAGAAACTCTATCATCTTCAGGCCGGGGTCGGTCATTATGGCGTCTTCAACGGTTCTCGGTTCAGGGCTCAAATCGCTCCTCGAATCGTTGAATTCATTGAGAATCAGGGCTGA
- a CDS encoding ActS/PrrB/RegB family redox-sensitive histidine kinase: protein MATIASKSPKPSPRQLRLDTLVRLRWLAVTGQSAAVASVRFGLGFPLPFELCFLIIAASVWTNLLLRIQYPASHRLSDNAATALLGFDILQLAALLYLTGGLENPFAMLFLAPVLISATALTPERTLALGLLAVGCATFLVLTHKPLPWYRGQNFSLPFLYVSGIWTAILLGTVFTGIYAWRVAEEARQLGQALAATELVLAREQHLSQLDGLAAAAAHELGTPLATIALVSKELGHALPKQGPVAEDLRLLQEQVDRCRSILTKLTSMGEEDEEGFLETVSLSQLVEEIVEPQRAVGFDVRVSAHGDGHEPLGRRNPGVVYGLSNILDNATDFAESQVTIDARWTPHEVFIEIRDDGPGYAPDILLRVGEPYVTTRSAAERTEADNDEGGGLGLGLFIAKTLIERSGAELILTNAAPPATGAVARIVWPRHAFEQGAAISPQGESKGSLKEQGKNSHI, encoded by the coding sequence ATGGCAACCATCGCGTCCAAAAGTCCGAAGCCCTCGCCCCGCCAATTGCGCCTCGATACGCTGGTCAGGCTGCGCTGGCTTGCGGTGACGGGGCAGTCGGCGGCGGTTGCGTCGGTGCGGTTCGGCCTTGGATTTCCACTCCCCTTCGAGCTGTGCTTCCTCATCATCGCGGCCTCCGTCTGGACCAATCTGCTGCTGCGCATCCAGTATCCCGCGAGCCACCGGCTCAGCGACAATGCGGCCACGGCCCTGCTCGGTTTCGACATCCTGCAGCTGGCGGCTCTGCTCTATCTCACGGGCGGGCTGGAAAATCCCTTCGCGATGCTGTTCCTGGCGCCGGTGCTGATTTCGGCGACGGCCCTAACCCCCGAGCGGACCCTCGCGCTCGGTCTGCTGGCCGTCGGCTGCGCGACTTTTCTGGTGCTCACCCACAAGCCTCTGCCCTGGTACCGCGGGCAGAATTTCAGCCTCCCGTTCCTTTACGTCTCGGGGATTTGGACCGCGATCCTTCTGGGCACGGTCTTTACCGGGATCTATGCCTGGCGCGTCGCCGAGGAGGCGCGCCAGCTCGGCCAGGCGCTCGCGGCCACGGAACTCGTTCTCGCCCGCGAGCAGCATCTCTCGCAGCTCGACGGCCTTGCCGCCGCCGCCGCCCATGAGCTTGGAACGCCGCTCGCCACCATCGCCCTCGTGTCCAAGGAGCTCGGCCATGCGCTGCCCAAGCAGGGCCCCGTCGCGGAGGATCTGCGGCTCCTCCAGGAACAGGTGGACCGCTGCCGCTCGATTCTGACCAAGCTCACCTCCATGGGAGAGGAGGACGAAGAAGGCTTCCTGGAAACCGTGTCGCTCAGCCAACTCGTCGAGGAGATCGTCGAGCCGCAGCGGGCCGTGGGTTTCGATGTGCGTGTCTCGGCCCATGGCGACGGCCATGAGCCCCTGGGCCGGCGCAATCCCGGGGTCGTCTATGGCCTGTCCAATATCCTCGATAACGCGACGGACTTCGCGGAAAGCCAGGTCACCATCGACGCGCGCTGGACCCCTCACGAGGTTTTCATCGAGATCCGCGATGACGGGCCGGGCTATGCGCCCGATATCCTGCTGCGGGTGGGCGAGCCCTATGTCACGACCCGCAGCGCGGCGGAGCGGACCGAGGCCGACAACGACGAGGGCGGCGGACTGGGCTTGGGCCTCTTCATCGCCAAGACGCTGATCGAGCGCTCAGGGGCGGAACTGATCCTGACCAACGCGGCTCCGCCTGCGACGGGAGCCGTCGCACGGATCGTTTGGCCCCGTCATGCGTTTGAACAGGGTGCGGCAATTTCGCCGCAGGGAGAATCCAAGGGGTCTCTCAAAGAACAGGGGAAGAATTCCCACATCTAG
- a CDS encoding ActR/PrrA/RegA family redox response regulator transcription factor, translated as MADAPVAFEDRADKSLLIVDDDRPFSTRLARAMEGRGYQVRVAESVADGIAAIDSDPPAFAVIDMRLSDGNGLDVIERLKNRRPDARGVILTGYGNIATAVTAVKMGAFDYLAKPADADEIHAALMAQPGERALPPENPMSADRVRWEHIQRVYELCGRNVSETARRLNMHRRTLQRILAKRAPR; from the coding sequence ATGGCCGACGCGCCCGTTGCGTTCGAGGACCGTGCCGACAAGAGCCTCTTGATCGTGGATGACGACCGGCCCTTCTCGACCCGTCTCGCCCGCGCCATGGAGGGCCGCGGCTATCAGGTACGCGTTGCCGAGAGCGTGGCCGACGGCATTGCGGCGATCGACAGCGATCCCCCGGCCTTCGCGGTGATCGACATGCGGCTGAGCGACGGGAACGGGCTCGACGTCATCGAGCGGCTGAAGAACCGTCGCCCCGATGCCCGCGGCGTGATTCTCACCGGATACGGCAACATCGCCACCGCCGTCACGGCCGTGAAGATGGGCGCGTTCGACTATCTCGCCAAGCCCGCCGACGCGGACGAGATCCATGCGGCCCTGATGGCCCAGCCGGGAGAGCGCGCGCTGCCGCCGGAAAACCCCATGTCGGCGGACCGGGTGCGCTGGGAGCATATTCAACGGGTCTATGAACTCTGCGGCCGCAACGTCTCGGAAACCGCACGCCGCCTCAACATGCATCGCCGAACGCTGCAACGCATCCTCGCCAAGCGCGCGCCGCGCTGA
- a CDS encoding MmcB family DNA repair protein, with the protein MSESSALISSSIVLPADGRQSPVAAGVQRGVRRLFAELGHATLPEFTLANGRRADLIALAPDGMLTIIEIKSSVADFRSDRKWPDYEDFCDRFYFAVPETVPFDILPEDRGLIVADSFGAAVLREAVRHPLAGARRKAVTLRFAHAAASALHALADPDRIADGRL; encoded by the coding sequence ATGTCCGAATCGTCCGCCCTGATCTCCTCCAGCATCGTCCTTCCCGCCGACGGGCGGCAATCGCCGGTCGCCGCCGGCGTTCAGCGCGGCGTGCGCCGGCTCTTCGCCGAACTCGGCCACGCAACCCTGCCGGAATTCACTCTCGCCAACGGACGGCGGGCCGACCTCATCGCGCTTGCGCCCGACGGCATGCTCACGATCATCGAGATCAAGTCGAGCGTCGCGGATTTCCGCTCCGACCGGAAATGGCCCGATTACGAGGATTTCTGCGACCGGTTCTATTTCGCCGTGCCGGAGACGGTGCCCTTCGATATCCTGCCCGAGGATCGCGGCCTGATCGTCGCCGACAGCTTCGGAGCGGCGGTGCTGCGGGAGGCCGTGCGCCATCCGCTCGCCGGCGCGCGCCGCAAGGCGGTGACCCTGCGCTTCGCCCATGCGGCTGCGTCAGCCCTGCATGCGCTGGCCGATCCGGACAGGATCGCGGACGGACGTCTTTAG
- a CDS encoding cytochrome b → MALQSDRGLVAATRIAAGDDRTYYDGFAITLHWLTAVLVIAQFALAELWGFAPRQTRHLMIVTHMSLGIILTVVLIVRVAWRLMPGHQVRAAEVGWVERASKAVHYLLYGLLAAEAVLGFVLRWSGNEAMSFFGLLIPPPFAPFSREAHHLVNELHEWIGWTIVIVAAGHALAALFHHYVLRDDVLWRMMPGYRARYEEARAPAPDHAAPR, encoded by the coding sequence ATGGCACTTCAATCCGATCGCGGCCTCGTCGCTGCCACCCGAATCGCCGCAGGTGACGACAGGACTTACTACGACGGTTTCGCCATCACCCTGCACTGGCTGACGGCCGTGCTGGTGATCGCGCAGTTCGCCCTGGCCGAATTGTGGGGATTTGCGCCACGGCAGACGCGACACCTGATGATCGTCACGCACATGTCGCTCGGCATCATTCTCACTGTGGTGCTGATCGTGCGCGTTGCATGGCGATTGATGCCGGGGCATCAGGTTCGCGCGGCGGAGGTGGGCTGGGTCGAGCGGGCCTCGAAGGCGGTCCATTACCTGCTTTACGGCCTCCTGGCGGCCGAGGCCGTTCTGGGTTTCGTGCTGCGCTGGTCGGGCAACGAGGCCATGAGCTTTTTCGGTCTCCTGATCCCGCCGCCTTTCGCGCCCTTCTCCCGCGAGGCTCACCATCTCGTCAACGAGCTCCACGAGTGGATCGGCTGGACCATCGTCATCGTGGCCGCGGGCCATGCGTTGGCGGCGCTCTTCCATCACTACGTTCTGCGCGACGACGTCCTCTGGCGCATGATGCCGGGGTATCGCGCCCGATACGAGGAGGCGCGTGCGCCAGCGCCGGACCACGCGGCTCCGCGATAG
- a CDS encoding tetratricopeptide repeat protein, which yields MSSSLPVDPVFHLVLEAPGRAPSPALPSRLTRLFTALAQADPDHPVEEIEDQIWMLWSSHEDRVAEETLAAAVEAIASGELHKAKPLLDHLVATHPDWAEAWNKRATVAYIEKRDADSLLDIAQTLRLEPRHFGAISGFGNVCLRHGHLNEARAAFQIALTFNPHMEELRDMLENLSPHNLMLH from the coding sequence ATGTCGTCGTCCCTGCCGGTCGATCCGGTTTTCCATCTCGTCCTCGAGGCTCCGGGGCGAGCGCCGTCGCCTGCCTTGCCGAGCCGCCTGACGAGGCTCTTTACGGCGCTTGCCCAGGCGGATCCGGACCATCCGGTGGAGGAGATCGAAGACCAGATCTGGATGCTGTGGAGCTCTCACGAGGACCGCGTGGCGGAGGAGACGCTGGCGGCGGCGGTGGAGGCCATCGCGTCGGGCGAGCTTCACAAGGCCAAGCCTCTGCTCGACCATCTCGTGGCCACGCACCCCGATTGGGCCGAGGCCTGGAACAAGCGCGCGACGGTCGCCTATATCGAGAAGCGCGACGCGGACAGTCTGCTCGACATTGCGCAGACGCTGCGGCTGGAGCCCCGCCATTTCGGGGCCATTTCGGGCTTCGGCAACGTCTGCCTGCGCCACGGCCATCTGAACGAGGCCCGCGCGGCCTTCCAGATCGCGCTCACCTTCAATCCCCACATGGAGGAGTTGCGGGATATGCTGGAGAATCTTTCCCCGCACAACCTGATGCTCCATTGA